Proteins from a genomic interval of Papaver somniferum cultivar HN1 chromosome 4, ASM357369v1, whole genome shotgun sequence:
- the LOC113272670 gene encoding F-box/kelch-repeat protein At3g06240-like has translation MLNHYMEAGVCFNGAFHWLWKVNTVVSKRIVSLKMGEEKFEEKLPTELPEDQYYMDMGVLEGRLSLLSTFNETFGVWIMKDYGVQESWSNLYTLRFDSIMCVPRYDLHLMGPSRNGEILFSQVDSVVLYIREHGTVRKQNIHGLKAGGAVSYYESSVSIDSIIAAERRKKRKITRNLKKSTTKKRNR, from the coding sequence ATGCTGAATCATTATATGGAGGCTGGGGTGTGTTTCAATGGAGCTTTTCATTGGTTATGGAAGGTAAATACTGTGGTCTCCAAGAGGATAGTCTCACTGAAGATGGGAGaagaaaaatttgaagaaaaactaCCAACAGAACTACCCGAAGATCAATATTATATGGATATGGGAGTGTTGGAAGGGCGCCTTTCTCTACTTTCCACATTTAATGAAACTTTTGGAGTATGGATAATGAAAGATTATGGAGTTCAAGAATCTTGGAGTAACCTTTATACATTAAGATTTGACAGCATTATGTGTGTTCCCCGTTATGATCTGCATCTTATGGGTCCTTCCAGAAATGGTGAAATTCTGTTCAGCCAGGTGGATAGTGTCGTTTTATATATCCGGGAGCATGGAACTGTAAGAAAACAAAACATTCATGGTTTAAAGGCTGGAGGAGCAGTGAGTTATTATGAAAGCTCGGTTTCAATAGACTCTATTATTGCCGCcgaaagaaggaaaaagagaaaaatcaCAAGAAACTTGAAGAAGAGTACGACTAAGAAGAGAAACAGGTGA
- the LOC113275851 gene encoding uncharacterized protein LOC113275851 isoform X2 translates to MCPYPNILRLVAVVAVSQKLQMKLSLLKMWTIFSWKTPKKMNVTQLRIQKLLQYMTVMKTLSMGQMNNNFSESFNNMINKMRNKPIIMIGIMYANLVMGTWYNRRTESASWVDGNLVPTAVTLIKKMLEFVTDYGVDPCVAGELYMVTSPKNSVFTVNILAKTCSCLQWQLRGFPCMHAVSALHSIRPQWRKYCSDYYSVENYKATYAPTFAPLDDKSEWVQQ, encoded by the exons ATGTGcccatatccaaacattctcaggCTAGTAGCAGTGGTTGCAGTCAgtcaaaagctacaaatgaagttaagtttgttgaagatgtggacaatattcagctggaaaacaccaaagaagatgaatgtcacccaattgagaatccagaagctcctccagtatatgacagtgatgaagaCATTGAGTATGGGTCagatgaacaacaatttttcagaGTCTTTTAACAATATGATCAACAAGATGAGAAATAAACCAATTATAATGATAGGAATAATGTATGCTAACTTAGTGATGGGTACATGGTACAATAGGAGGACTGAATCTGCATCATGGGTAGATGGTAATTTGGTTCCTACTGCTGTTACATTGATTAAGAAAATGTTGGAATTTGTGACTGACTATGGTGTTGACCCTTGTGTGGCTGGAGAGTTATATATGGTGACTAGTCCAAAGAATTCTGTGTTCACAGTGAACATACTTGCCAAGACTTGCTCTTGTTTGCAGTGGCAGTTGAGGGGGTTCCCCTGTATGCATGCAGTGAGTGCATTGCATAGCATAAGGCCACAATGGAGAaa GTACTGCAGTGATTACTATTCAGTGGAGAACTATAAGGCCACATATGCACCAACTTTTGCACCACTAGATGATAAAAGTGAATGGGTCCAG caatga
- the LOC113275851 gene encoding uncharacterized protein LOC113275851 isoform X1, whose product MCPYPNILRLVAVVAVSQKLQMKLSLLKMWTIFSWKTPKKMNVTQLRIQKLLQYMTVMKTLSMGQMNNNFSESFNNMINKMRNKPIIMIGIMYANLVMGTWYNRRTESASWVDGNLVPTAVTLIKKMLEFVTDYGVDPCVAGELYMVTSPKNSVFTVNILAKTCSCLQWQLRGFPCMHAVSALHSIRPQWRKYCSDYYSVENYKATYAPTFAPLDDKSEWVQWDLIQLQRGKGLNVMHKASPSAT is encoded by the exons ATGTGcccatatccaaacattctcaggCTAGTAGCAGTGGTTGCAGTCAgtcaaaagctacaaatgaagttaagtttgttgaagatgtggacaatattcagctggaaaacaccaaagaagatgaatgtcacccaattgagaatccagaagctcctccagtatatgacagtgatgaagaCATTGAGTATGGGTCagatgaacaacaatttttcagaGTCTTTTAACAATATGATCAACAAGATGAGAAATAAACCAATTATAATGATAGGAATAATGTATGCTAACTTAGTGATGGGTACATGGTACAATAGGAGGACTGAATCTGCATCATGGGTAGATGGTAATTTGGTTCCTACTGCTGTTACATTGATTAAGAAAATGTTGGAATTTGTGACTGACTATGGTGTTGACCCTTGTGTGGCTGGAGAGTTATATATGGTGACTAGTCCAAAGAATTCTGTGTTCACAGTGAACATACTTGCCAAGACTTGCTCTTGTTTGCAGTGGCAGTTGAGGGGGTTCCCCTGTATGCATGCAGTGAGTGCATTGCATAGCATAAGGCCACAATGGAGAaa GTACTGCAGTGATTACTATTCAGTGGAGAACTATAAGGCCACATATGCACCAACTTTTGCACCACTAGATGATAAAAGTGAATGGGTCCAG TGGGATCTAATCCAACTGCAAAGAGGCAAAGGACTGAATGTGATGCACAAAGCTTCACCTTCAGCAACATAG